The nucleotide sequence GGCGGCTTATTGGCAGCGGTAGCCCTGAATCGACTGTCCGCGTCTCTGATTGAAAAGCCTGACTGCCACTGTTACCTGGGCTGAGAGCAAAACTCCTTGAATTTGACATCACACCCTCCTGACCGATTCAGGTCTCCAGCACTTCAGTATCGGGCTGCTGGAACTCCTGCCAGGTGTTAATCAAACCGGGTAGCCCGTGGCGGTAGAATTGAATCACCAAATATAGTGTTGTACATAGTGTTGTACAACCTACCACAAGGGGAGACAGGGCTTTAAGCCAGGGAACTTCGCAACCCAATCGAGAAAGCCCCACAATTAAAGTATCATCCAGTAAACTCAACAACAGCGGCAGGCAAGGACGAAATAAACTCGGAAGAGGGTCTTCAGAATCAGAATCCATACAGGAGGTTGCGTGTGCAACCTTCTAAACAACAAAGCTGCCAAAGATAACAAAGCCCAAAGTCGACTCTGCCTGACGAGGACAAAAAGCCCTGATTCTGTCAATGGCAACCTGGAAACGGCAACCTGAATGGGAGCCGGAGCGCAGTTGAAGTCTGCGTTTCCATGTTTTCAAGCATAGCACATCAGGGCGATCGCCTGGGTATGATGAGAATAACCGCCACCTGCACAATGAAGGAGGCTTGCCAGGTGTAGGGTATTGCGGATGCAAGTCTCTCCATAGGGTTCGATTCCCTCACTACCCAGGTGTAGTCCTCGGATGGTTTCCATAGGAAAGAACGGTGCAATCGCACAATCGGGCTGCGGCAGCAAACTGGAGGATACCGGGCTGACTTGCGAGTTGGTCCTCAATCGAGTTTCCCCACAGTCCGATGTTCTTTCCTTCACCGATCCTCCTTCAGGTTGATAGAGGTTACCGCATGTTGTTTCGTAAGCAAATTTCCATCAAGCCTTATCAAGTAGGATATTTGTATGTCAAGAATCGTTTCAGACGGCGGTTGGAACCAGGCATCTATTATTTTTGGGATTGGGTTAATGAAATCACGGTTGCGTATTTACCGGCGCAGAGACAGCTTTGTACTGTAACGAACCAGGAAGTCCTCACGAAGGATGCGATCGCCCTGCGGTTTTCCTATCTGATTGAGTATGTGATTGTTGATGGAGAGCGCTTTCTAGCTCACTTTGATGGGTTTTCACAAGGGCAAAATTTCTATCCTCACGAGGCCGAGCAGGTGATTAGCAACCTGTCACAGATTTACTGGCGTGATGCCATTGCTCAACTGGATAGTGAACACTTGAATGAACATCGGCAAACCCTTTTAGCCACTGTTCCGGATACACTCCAGCATCGTTTAGCTGAATACGGTATCTCGCTCCTATGCCTGACGCTGCGCGACATTACTTTCCCAAAAACAATTCAGGATTTGTTCGCGAAGCAACTGGAAGCCAAAATTCGTGCGAAGGCAGACCTGGAAAACGCTCGCACGACAGTTGCGGCAGCCCGTGCCCTGAAAAATGCAGCGGACTTAATCAAAGAAAATGAAAACATCCGGTTCTTCCAATTTCTGGAGACGATGACCAAAATTGCCGCCAGGGGTAACCACACCTTTGTGATTGGCGAATTGCCACAGAACGGTAAGCACTAGTGCAGGAAGGCAGAAATTGTTAGCCAGTTAATCAGGTTATAGCCTTTTTCAAGGGTGTGAGGCACAGTGGGTTGCGGAGTACCCCACTGTGCCTCACACTTCTGTACTTTATTCAATTGAAAAACGCTATAGTGCTGAGGACTGAGTGCTGCGTGGTGCGTTGCAAGTGCCCAATTATTCCCGCCAATGTGCACTAGCCTGCATTATTCATGACTTTTCTGAAAAATGCTTAGATTCCTTACCTGGAAAAGCTTTGGGCGATTGCTCAGGTTCGACAGGGTGTGTTTGAAGACTCTTCTCGTTCCCATGCTCTGCGTGGGAATGCATTCTGGAGGCTCCGCCTCCCGTATCAGCGGCAGAGCCGCATTAAAGCCTATCTGAAAAGTCCCAATGGACAACGCTCAAATCCAGATTGAGGAAGTTTTCGGACAGGCTTTTAGAGCGGTGTCCAGGCAGAGCCTGGACACCAGGGCTATCCTTCTGATGAATTATTCAGGTTAGTCAGGCTTCTACAGTCTAAAATCCAAAATGGTTCAAGCCTCTTACCAGTCCCCAATCAATTTACGGAGTTCACCAAGATCCAGACAGTCGGTTGCAAAAGCTTTGCGTCGCAGGTCTGGGGGGATAAACTCATCGTACTTTTCCAGCTTTGGGGCTTCGTCTTCTGCCAGCAGAGTTTCAACCTGCAACGGGCGATCGGCCAGTGATTTAATTTCATAGTACAGACTTTCCACCTTGCATTTGCCCAGGTTGACCACCATAAAATAGGGAGATTTTCCAACAATTCCCTTGATTTTCAAGGTTTCACGACAGTGAAAGCGAAGAAAGCGATCCAGAGTGCGGTAGGCGATCGTCCCCATCCAGGGGAGAATACAGCAGTAGCTATCCTCCAGGGCAATCAGATAACGACTTTCCAGATTTTCTGTCTTTGCCAGTTGGCGAGCTTCTGCCAGCCGTTTTTTGGCCCCTTCCTGCAAGTAAGGATAAACGCTGTCTTCCAGTAATACCTGCCGCATCCGCTGGAGAACCCGGGTGTGAATTTCGCCACTGCTGCCATGCCAGGACACAGAAGATTCGCCGATCGCAGGACTTACTGAAATGGTTCTGGTGCGCTGGTCAATTTCGGTCACCTGCCAGGTGCGTCCGGCGAGGGAAATTTTATCTCCAACACTGGGTGGTTGCACAATGCTACCAATTTCCATGCCTCCATGCCAGACGGCGTAGTCTTCTGTATCGGGAAAGACGGCATAGAACTTGAAATTCCGCACAATTTTTTCAGCGCTCAGTCCGATGATCAGCCCGTTTTCTTTAGTGCGCTGAATATGGTCAATCTCGATTAAATGCCGTAGCAACAGGCGAAAGTCTTCCTGGGAAAGGGCGCGGAATGGCGGCAACGTCAAAATCATTTGGGCCAGAGCGGCTGGAGATTGCTCGCCCAATGCCAGGAGCGTACTCATGGTTTGCTGATAGAGCAGACTGAGGGGATAGCGAGCAGGGGCGATCGGTTCTATCCATTTCTCCTCCAGGTAAAGCTGAATGATCGCAATGCATTGCAACAACTGCCAGGGAATCTTTTCCTGGAGGGGGGTTTCACTGTAAATACTGCGATCAAGGGTGTCCTCTACACAGACAAACCGCATATCGGCTGGACTGCCCCGCCTGCCCGATCGCCCCAACCGCTGCAAAAAACTTGCCACAGAACCGGGAGCACCGAGCTGAATTACCCGATCCAGCTTTCCCAGATCGATTCCCATTTCAAAGGTGACGGTAGCAGCCGTGACGGTAGGACCACTGGCATCCCGCATGGCATTTTCGGCGGACTCTCGCAACTGGGCTGAAATACTGCCGTGATGGACGTGGTAGATATCGGGCATTCCCCTGGCGGCAGCGATTTCACGCATGGCAGCAATGACAGATTCTGTCTCGGTGCGTCCGTTAGCGAAAATCAGACATTTACGTGACTGGCTTTGATGAAACAGGTAAAGGTGGTGGGGTTTAAACCGTTTGTCGCCCTTTGCCCGCACCATCAATCCAGGATCAAAAAAATGTTCCAGACTGAGCCGGATAGTTCGCTCTTCTGCCGGGAGTTGGGGTGTGATGACAGTTTCGTTTGTACCTGCCCGGAGCCAGGCTTCTGCCATTGAGTAATCTCCCAGGGTTGCCGATAGCCCAATCCGACGGGGATGGTTTTGGGTCAGGCGAGCAAGCCGGGCAAACTGGCAGAGAATCTGGCTGCCCCGATTGGAACCAATGAAGGCATGAATTTCGTCAATGATGATAAAGCGCAGATCGCCAAACAGTCGTTTCAGGTCCGTATTTTTGTTGACCAGCAAGCTCTCCAGAGATTCCGGCGTAATTTGCAAAATGCCTCTGGGATACTTCAGCAAGTTTTGCTTGCGGCTCTGCACAACATCGCCATGCCATGCCCAAACGGGAATATCCGCATATTTGAGCAGGTCGGTCAGGCGATCGAACTGGTCGTTAATCAGGGCTTTGATCGGACCGACATACAAAGCTCCCACAGTAGCAGGTGGGTTGTCATGCAGCATCGTCAGTACGGGTAGAAATGCGGCTTCAGTTTTTCCAGATGCTGTTCCAGCCGCAATCAACAGATGAGCCTGGGTATCAAAGAGAATACGGCAGGCTTCCATCTGGATTGGACGCATGGCTGTCCAACCCTGAGCATAGATGTATTCCTTGATGAAGGGGGCAAGGCGATCGTAGGGAGAGGCGGTGCCTGTTTGCATGGAAGCGGTCGCTGTAGGATGAATGAAACGCAGTTTAACCGAATCAATGGCTGCAAATGATTGCGGCCACAACCCTCTTCCATGATGGGACAAAACCAGGCTACTTGCCGCGATCTCGGCTCACGTCGTTCCATCCAGTAACCCTTCAAGCCAGTGCCGCTAAATTCTGTCACGGGATGGCGGCATTGCTGAATCTGGGTATGAATTAGAGCGTGTATGAATGAAATTCGTCCCAATTCATACTGCTATTCAGCAGCGCCCGGGATGGCTGATTCTGAGTATGAATTAAAGGTTGTATGAATTGAACGGCTTCAATTCATACGGCTATACAGCAACATCAAATTCAGTGACTGCCTTCCCTTCAACTTCAGGTCAAGAGATTGATCAGCGCATTCCAGACGCTGGTAAAGAAACTCCCCTCCCTGGGGCGAAACAATTCAAACTGCCCTGGCGAGCCAAAGAAGGGTCGAAGTGTCCAGCCGAGCTGGCTACCCACAAAACCATACAATACCAGCCAGAAACGCAGAATATTGGTGCGAACTTGAATACCCTGGCTGCTGTCACCTTCCCCAATGGGCTTCATGACCTGATACAGAAACGAAACACCCAGCACTCCAGTTAATCCGAAGATAATGACATTTAACAGCACAAAAAAGTTGTAGTCATTCACAGTAATTAGAAAAAATAATGTAACTGGGGCAAGACCACAGAGTAAGATTGAAATCACGGAAACTGCTGACAGCAGGTAGGTCAGGTGCTGACCGATGGTTTGTTTGGAGCCAAACAGAACGTTAAAAATATAGAGAGCGGGTAGACAAATCAGCAATGTAATCAGGTATAGGGCGGGGAGTTTGATGGCTGAAGACACCACCTGAATCGGACTATGAAAGGCACCGACAATCGCCCCATATAGGGCAAAGAAACAACAACTGGAGATCAGAAGTGAAACTATTTTGCCTTTGAGTCCCACACCATGATGGATCTCTTCCAGAAACTCTTTGCGATCGCGCAGCAGAAAAATCACCGTCGAGAAGTAATTCATAGCTGACTCTCTGGATTACATAGAAAATGAAAGCAGGTGCATCCTCAGATACACTTGCTTTCGGGAAATTACGGAAATCCTTCCCCCTTATTTTTGGAACGGTTCCCTGAACCAGTCAGCCTCTGACTTCTACATTCTGATACCGATTTAAATTGGATATAGGGCAAATAGAGTAGACTGAGAGGGTAGTTTAGATTCCCTCTGCAATGGCTGGAGTCACCTCGGTTAAAGTCAAAGAAAGTCTCGATGAGCTAGTCCAACAATCGCAACAAGTGGAAACACCAAAGGACAAGGAACGCCTGCAAGTGCTGTACTGGCTCAAACAGGAAAAGCCACCCAGCATTGGTGCGATTGCCAAGGCGATCGGGAAACATCGCAATACAGTAGGGAGATGGTTATTGCAGTATCGGGAAGGTGGGGTGAGTGCCATGCTGGAACGTAAAGTGTCGTCTGGCGGTGTCCGCAAGATTCCACAATGGGCGGAAGAGGCACTGGCTAAGCGATTAAAGAACTCGGAACATGGATTTGCCAGTTATGGAGCTGTGCAACAGTGGTTAGCGGAGGAGTTGGGTGTCGAAGCGGAGTATCATGCGGTATACCAAATGACGCGCTATCGCCTCCAAGCGAAGCTGAAAGTGGCTCGTCCGCAAAATATCAAGCAGGATTGTGAACGGCGCGAATCATTTAAAAAAACCTTGCAGATGACCTGGAGTTGTTGAGCCAGTATGCTCGGCAAGTCATCCAGGAGGAGCGTCCTATCCGTTATTTTGCTCAGGATGAAAGTCGCTTTGGACTCAAAACCCTGATTGGGCGCTTGATTACTGCTTGTGGTATCAAACCGATTGGGCAATGGCTATGGTTGTTCAAAGCGTTTTGGCTCTATGGGGCCGTCGAACCAGCAACCGGAGAGTCGTTTTTCTTGCAATTCTCCCATGTGGATACTGCTTGCTATCAAGCGTTCCTCGAGGAGTTCTCCAAAGCCTACCCCGATAGTCTCAACATTCTACAAGTGGATAACGGGCGTTTTCACAGCAGTAAAGATTTAGTGGTGCCAGAGAATGTGATTTTATTGTTTCAACCTGCTTACTGCCCAGAGTTAAATCCGATTGAAAGGTTGTGGGAATACCTCAAGGCAGATTTGAAGTGGGCTTCGTTCAAAACGCTAGAGCAACTCCAAGCGAAGGTCGATCAACTCCTGGCTCAATTGACTCCAGAAGTTATTGCTTCGATCACAGGATATTCCTTCATCCTGAATGCCCTATCTGCCCTGAACCCCATTTAAATTGGTATGACCGCAGCCTGATGACTCGTTACCAGGCTGGAGCCTGGTAACGGTCAGGCGTCTTTACCCACAAATACAGGATTGACAGACTACTAAAGCATCGGTTCAGATTTTCAAGAAGTCGGATTTCTTGTGAGAAATCCGGCTTCTGTACCGGCGTTCTAGCTGCGATCGCCCATAGCATTTGCTGCGTTCTGTGCCCGGTATTGGGCTTCATTGGCAGCTCGTCCAGCCGCCCTCTGGGCACTTTTAACTAAGTCTTCTGCACCTGATCGCACATCTTCAGTGGCATCCAACGCATTTTGTTTCACGTTTTCCATCACGCCGGGTGCTTCCTGCCGGGCGTTATCAATATTGGTTCTCAGATTGCGGAAACCCTGCTGAGTTCCTTCAGTTAACTGTTCTCTTGCCTGTTCGGCTGAATCTTCAAACCTGCGTGAGATGTCCTTTGCTCCCTGACCAAAGGGATTATTTTCAAGGGCGTTTTCCAGTATCGCTTGAGGAGTCTCAGCTCGATTTTGCAGACGACTTTCCGCCTGCTCAATCAGTGCCTGGGCTTTGGCATTGACATCCTTGCTATTGTTGTAAGCCGGGTCATCATTATAGTTGTTCATTCCGCCTTGTTGACGCTGGGTAGCTTTGTAAAGCTCGCGTTGAAGTCCACTCGTCTGATTATAAGGACTTGTAGTGGTAGAGGTGCGCTCATTCATACGCTGCTTGTCAGGAGCAGCATTGTAGTCGTAGGAACAGGGACTGGCAGCGTTAGAGGCGCTTCCACAGGCTGTACTTGCCAGTAGTAAGAAGCCTGCCAGAACAGTAATGACAGATTGTTTCAAGCGAAGTGATCTAAAAAAAGATGTAATGTCAGCGATCGCGCTGAAAATCAGGTTTTTCATAGTAATGCTCCATTGTGCTGAAAACTGATTATGTTGCAGACTGATTAGCAGACTATCTGACTCAAGCAGAAGTGATTCATTCACTTTTGCCTGAACGCATAGCCGGTGAATCTTACAGCTC is from Leptothermofonsia sichuanensis E412 and encodes:
- a CDS encoding IS630 family transposase, which translates into the protein MSQYARQVIQEERPIRYFAQDESRFGLKTLIGRLITACGIKPIGQWLWLFKAFWLYGAVEPATGESFFLQFSHVDTACYQAFLEEFSKAYPDSLNILQVDNGRFHSSKDLVVPENVILLFQPAYCPELNPIERLWEYLKADLKWASFKTLEQLQAKVDQLLAQLTPEVIASITGYSFILNALSALNPI
- a CDS encoding helix-turn-helix domain-containing protein — its product is MAGVTSVKVKESLDELVQQSQQVETPKDKERLQVLYWLKQEKPPSIGAIAKAIGKHRNTVGRWLLQYREGGVSAMLERKVSSGGVRKIPQWAEEALAKRLKNSEHGFASYGAVQQWLAEELGVEAEYHAVYQMTRYRLQAKLKVARPQNIKQDCERRESFKKTLQMTWSC
- a CDS encoding slipin family protein → MLFRKQISIKPYQVGYLYVKNRFRRRLEPGIYYFWDWVNEITVAYLPAQRQLCTVTNQEVLTKDAIALRFSYLIEYVIVDGERFLAHFDGFSQGQNFYPHEAEQVISNLSQIYWRDAIAQLDSEHLNEHRQTLLATVPDTLQHRLAEYGISLLCLTLRDITFPKTIQDLFAKQLEAKIRAKADLENARTTVAAARALKNAADLIKENENIRFFQFLETMTKIAARGNHTFVIGELPQNGKH
- a CDS encoding DEAD/DEAH box helicase is translated as MWPQSFAAIDSVKLRFIHPTATASMQTGTASPYDRLAPFIKEYIYAQGWTAMRPIQMEACRILFDTQAHLLIAAGTASGKTEAAFLPVLTMLHDNPPATVGALYVGPIKALINDQFDRLTDLLKYADIPVWAWHGDVVQSRKQNLLKYPRGILQITPESLESLLVNKNTDLKRLFGDLRFIIIDEIHAFIGSNRGSQILCQFARLARLTQNHPRRIGLSATLGDYSMAEAWLRAGTNETVITPQLPAEERTIRLSLEHFFDPGLMVRAKGDKRFKPHHLYLFHQSQSRKCLIFANGRTETESVIAAMREIAAARGMPDIYHVHHGSISAQLRESAENAMRDASGPTVTAATVTFEMGIDLGKLDRVIQLGAPGSVASFLQRLGRSGRRGSPADMRFVCVEDTLDRSIYSETPLQEKIPWQLLQCIAIIQLYLEEKWIEPIAPARYPLSLLYQQTMSTLLALGEQSPAALAQMILTLPPFRALSQEDFRLLLRHLIEIDHIQRTKENGLIIGLSAEKIVRNFKFYAVFPDTEDYAVWHGGMEIGSIVQPPSVGDKISLAGRTWQVTEIDQRTRTISVSPAIGESSVSWHGSSGEIHTRVLQRMRQVLLEDSVYPYLQEGAKKRLAEARQLAKTENLESRYLIALEDSYCCILPWMGTIAYRTLDRFLRFHCRETLKIKGIVGKSPYFMVVNLGKCKVESLYYEIKSLADRPLQVETLLAEDEAPKLEKYDEFIPPDLRRKAFATDCLDLGELRKLIGDW